A stretch of DNA from Catenulispora acidiphila DSM 44928:
GATCGGCGAACGGGGCGAGGTCGCCCCCGGTGAGCTGATCGAGCGCGGCGACAAGCTTGCGTTCCTCGTAGGTGAAGTGCGATTCCGCCAACGCCGCCAAGCCGTCCAGCTCGTTGCGCAGCCGGCGCAGTTCCTCCGGCGACGGCTCGTCAGCGAGCGCGTCCGCCACGATCCGCACCTGCCGCAGCAGCGCGGCGATCTGCTCGTGGTCCCGCATCAGCTCGGCGACGACGGATTCCAGCTCCGGATATTCGGCGACCACGGCGAGAAATACCGAGGTGTCCTCCAGCCGGTGGTGGTCCTCGAGTGCGGCGCAGAAGGCGAAACAGTGGGCCCGCAGATCCAGGTCGGAGGTATCGACGGCCGTTCCGTCCTCAGCGGCGTCGCGCAGCCGCCCCAGTTGCTCCCGCAGCCAGCCGTGTACTGCCAAAAGCTGATTCCCGAACGCGGTCAACTGATCCATCGCTCCATGGTCGCACGAGGTGTTTCATG
This window harbors:
- a CDS encoding hemerythrin domain-containing protein — protein: MDQLTAFGNQLLAVHGWLREQLGRLRDAAEDGTAVDTSDLDLRAHCFAFCAALEDHHRLEDTSVFLAVVAEYPELESVVAELMRDHEQIAALLRQVRIVADALADEPSPEELRRLRNELDGLAALAESHFTYEERKLVAALDQLTGGDLAPFADPALADHVRQNNSRG